A window of the Cicer arietinum cultivar CDC Frontier isolate Library 1 chromosome 6, Cicar.CDCFrontier_v2.0, whole genome shotgun sequence genome harbors these coding sequences:
- the LOC101515684 gene encoding protein KINESIN LIGHT CHAIN-RELATED 1, whose translation MPGLVSPGGPPPRITLPDTPTQRSESANTTTKTPSPSPLPKKPPSPSPSSRSKKKTPETPTNTFLSESSLDNPDLGPFLLKVARDTIASGDGPAKALDYAIRASKSFERCAVEGEPSLDLAMSLHVLAAIYCSLGRFEEAVPVLDRAIHVPDIERGADHALAAFSGYMQLGDTFSMLGQVDKSISCYDQGLQIQIQTLGETDPRVGETCRYLAEANVQAMQFDKAEELCNKTLEIHRAHSEPASLEEAADRRLMALICEAKGDYESALEHLVLASMAMIANGQDNEVASIDVSIGNIYMSLCRFDEAIFSYQKALTVFKSSKGENHPSVASVFVRLADLYHRTGKLRESKSYCENALRIYSKPVPGTTAEEIAGGLTEVSAIFESVDDPEEALKLLQKAMKLLEDKPGQQSTIAGIEARMGVMYYMVGKYDEARSAFESAVSKLRSSGERKSAFFGVVLNQMGLACVQLFKIDEAAELFEEARGILEQECGNCHQDTLGVYSNLAATYDAMGRVGDAIEILEYVLKLREEKLGIANPDFEDEKRRLAELLKEAGKTRDRKAKSLENLIDPNSKRTKKEGTKRWPGLGFRI comes from the exons ATGCCTGGTCTTGTATCCCCAGGTGGACCTCCGCCCCGAATCACCCTACCCGATACTCCCACTCAAAGATCCGAATCAGCAAACACCACTACCAAAACTCCATCTCCATCACCACTCCCAAAAAAACCACCCTCTCCTTCCCCATCTTCCCGTTCCAAAAAAAAGACCCCCGAAACTCCAACCAACACTTTTCTCTCCGAGTCCTCACTCGATAACCCAGATCTAGGCCCATTCCTCCTCAAAGTAGCCCGCGACACTATCGCTTCAGGCGATGGGCCCGCTAAAGCCCTCGACTACGCTATCCGAGCCTCCAAATCATTCGAACGCTGCGCCGTCGAAGGTGAGCCCAGTCTCGATTTAGCCATGAGCCTCCACGTCTTAGCCGCTATTTACTGTAGCCTAGGTCGATTTGAAGAAGCCGTTCCCGTTCTCGATCGCGCGATTCATGTTCCCGATATTGAACGTGGCGCTGATCACGCTCTCGCTGCTTTCTCCGGTTATATGCAGTTAGGTGACACTTTTTCAATGCTAGGTCAAGTTGATAAATCAATTTCTTGCTACGATCAAGGTCTTCAAATCCAGATCCAAACCCTAGGTGAAACCGATCCACGTGTCGGTGAAACGTGCCGGTACTTGGCGGAGGCTAATGTTCAAGCGATGCAGTTTGATAAAGCGGAGGAGCTCTGTAACAAAACCCTAGAAATTCATCGCGCTCATAGCGAACCTGCTTCTCTTGAAGAAGCCGCAGATCGGAGGCTTATGGCTTTGATTTGCGAGGCTAAAGGAGATTACGAGTCGGCTTTGGAGCATCTTGTTCTTGCGAGTATGGCGATGATCGCGAACGGTCAGGATAATGAAGTTGCTTCGATTGATGTAAGCATTGGAAACATTTACATGTCGCTGTGTCGATTCGACGAAGCAATTTTTTCGTATCAGAAAGCGCTGACagtttttaaatcttcaaaagGCGAAAATCATCCTTCGGTTGCTTCGGTGTTTGTTCGATTAGCGGATTTGTATCATAGGACAGGGAAGCTTCGTGAATCAAAATCTTATTGCGAAAACGCTCTTAGAATATACTCGAAACCGGTGCCAGGGACCACCGCGGAGGAGATTGCTGGTGGATTGACGGAAGTTTCGGCGATATTTGAATCTGTTGATGATCCGGAAGAGGCTTTGAAGCTGCTGCAGAAGGCGATGAAATTGTTGGAGGATAAACCTGGACAGCAGAGTACCATTGCGGGGATAGAAGCGCGAATGGGAGTGATGTATTACATGGTTGGGAAGTACGATGAAGCGAGAAGCGCTTTTGAGAGTGCTGTTTCGAAACTGAGAAGCAGTGGGGAAAGGAAATCTGCATTTTTTGGCGTTGTTTTGAACCAGATGGGGTTAGCATGTGTGCAACTGTTTAAGATTGATGAAGCTGCTGAGTTGTTTGAGGAAGCTAGAGGAATTCTTGAACAAGAATGTGGCAATTGTCATCAAGATACTCTTGGAGTTTATAGCAATCTTGCAGCAACTTATGATGCAATGGGAAG AGTTGGAGATGCAATTGAAATTTTAGAGTATGTACTGAAATTGAGGGAAGAGAAGCTTGGAATAGCAAATCCTGATTTTGAAGATGAGAAGCGTCGTTTGGCTGAGCTGCTGAAAGAAGCTGGGAAGACAAGAGACAGAAAAGCCAAATCTTTGGAAAATCTTATTGATCCAAATTCAAAGAGGACAAAGAAGGAGGGTACTAAGAGATGGCCTGGTTTGGGGTTTAGAATTTAA
- the LOC101488443 gene encoding bidirectional sugar transporter SWEET4 translates to MTAAAAHIARTVVGIIGNIISGFLFLCPVPTFIEIWKKGSVEQFSAAPYLATLVNCMVWTLYGLPMVHPDSVLMITINGSGCVIEIIYVTLFLIYSNRSKRLKVLLWLLVELIFIAALTFVTLTLVHTVNKRSQIVGTTCIVFNILMYAAPLSVMKLVIMTKSVEYMPLSISLASFGNGLAWTTYALIRFDPFVTIPNGIGTLFSVAQLILYATYYKSTKMQIADRKANKTEVDLSQVVIGNSDQLPKQNY, encoded by the exons ATGACTGCAGCAGCAGCACATATTGCTCGAACAGTAGTTGGTATTATAG GAAATATCATATCGGGCTTCTTGTTCTTGTGCCCAGT GCCAACATTTATTGAGATATGGAAGAAAGGATCAGTGGAGCAATTTTCAGCAGCACCATACCTAGCGACACTTGTTAATTGCATGGTGTGGACACTGTACGGTTTACCGATGGTGCACCCTGACAGCGTGTTAATGATAACAATCAACGGTTCAGGTTGCGTGATTGAGATCATATATGTGACACTCTTCTTGATTTACTCTAACCGTAGCAAAAGGCTCAAGGTTCTCCTGTGGCTACTTGTTGAACTCATTTTCATTGCAGCTCTTACCTTTGTTACATTGACTCTTGTTCACACCGTCAACAAACGCTCTCAAATTGTTGGTACCACGTGCATTGTCTTCAACATTTTGATGTATGCTGCACCTTTATCTGTCATG AAATTGGTGATCATGACAAAAAGCGTTGAGTACATGCCACTCTCCATATCTCTTGCTTCCTTTGGGAATGGCTTGGCTTGGACCACTTATGCTCTCATCCGTTTTGATCCATTCGTCACt ATACCAAATGGAATTGGAACATTATTTTCTGTGGCGCAGCTGATTCTATATGCCACCTATTACAAATCTACGAAGATGCAGATAGCAGATAGAAAAGCCAACAAAACAGAGGTGGACCTGTCACAGGTTGTGATTGGTAATAGTGACCAATTACCCAAGCAAAATTATTGA
- the LOC101488775 gene encoding uncharacterized protein, whose product MSALFNFHSFLTVVLLVISTCTFLKMQFPAILERKTGFRGFFWKAARIGERLSPWVAAGCFTMGVSILFF is encoded by the exons ATG TCTGCTCTTTTTAATTTTCACTCGTTTTTGACGGTTGTTCTGCTCGTGATTTCTACTTGCACTTTCCTCAAGATGCAGTTCCCTGCTATCCTCGAACGCAAAACTGg GTTTCGGGGATTCTTTTGGAAGGCTGCTAGAATCG GTGAACGTTTAAGCCCCTGGGTGGCCGCCGGATGTTTTACAATGGGTGTATCAATTCTATTCTTCTGA
- the LOC101489105 gene encoding uncharacterized protein isoform X1: MVDSKRWTVTYTKHINQKRKVYQDGFLVLNVSTSKLALYDECEKLLECRLLKNDEAVTSGETLAFNGHLVDIGSLEGENKPQPDLNVDRKHMNVSRLKTPSDVKMNARESIARARKPLSPSQKIIKEFKKRELLKYASPKISQEQPKPSTTEWQVLYTNQLTQKAKKYHDGFLGLVISGSRGAQVRLFDASRNLLDSRFLKNDDIIKPGESIRFDTYLVDISEDQGSHTPGSNVQNGNFTNLERMEKIDRQKSLDTDTLVTVGKREWQVLYTTQLTQKAKKYHDGFLQLEFCGSLGRQVVLCDLSKRPLERRFLKKDEVIRAGESVYFNGHLVDVGDPEGSGQSPAKLSELGSSGDNVIERGQLRHGQKSCHKLYPSAAKGQLPSRPCLRQDAGLNSPFAKIKEIKSNKAVPVVKPLRDGQPPSQPCLQQDAGLNSQFAEIEVIKSNKTLPISKPLRDVNQILSFLQDPKPRDCHATGVQSPNKVSQNVITRESTETMKYPDITSTQALGGGGSSQFSETVKMTLQSYSDKEAQEDISETNFDLLISSSGGHSCLISPEGESAGEFSERETFPSFDLGI, encoded by the exons ATGGTTGACTCGAAGCGATGGACGGTGACGTACACAAAACACATCAACCAGAAACGCAAGGTTTACCAAGACGGATTCCTAGTGCTCAACGTTTCCACCAGCAAG TTGGCGCTGTACGATGAATGCGAGAAACTGTTAGAGTGTAGGCTCTTGAAGAACGACGAAGCTGTTACCTCCGGTGAGACTTTGGCGTTCAACGGTCACCTTGTTGATATCGGTAGTCTTGAGGGAGAAAACAAGCCTCAACCTGATTTGAACGTTGATAGAAAACACATGAATGTTTCGAGATTAAAGACTCCTTCTG ATGTCAAAATGAATGCAAGGGAGTCTATTGCACGGGCGCGAAAACCTCTCAGTCCGTCACAAAAAATTATCAAAG AATTTAAGAAGAGAGAACTTCTTAAGTATGCGTCACCAAAGATCAGTCAGGAACAACCAAAACCTAGTACAACAG AGTGGCAAGTTCTATACACCAATCAACTGACTCAGAAGGCAAAGAAGTACCATGATGGTTTTTTAGGACTTGTTATTTCCGGATCTCGGGGGGCACAG GTTAGGCTGTTTGATGCAAGCAGGAATCTCTTAGATAGCAGGTTCCTTAAGAACGATGACATAATAAAACCTGGTGAATCAATTAGATTTGATACATATTTGGTTGACATTAGTGAGGATCAAGGAAGTCATACACCAGGTTCCAATGTTCAAAACGGCAATTTCACTAATTTAGAGAGAATGGAGAAAATAGACAGACAGAAATCTCTTGACACTGATACCCTTGTAACAGTTGGAAAACGTG AATGGCAGGTTCTATACACAACACAATTAACTCAAAAAGCAAAAAAGTATCATGATGGCTTCTTACAACTAGAGTTTTGTGGATCTCTTGGCCGGCAG GTCGTATTGTGTGATTTGAGCAAAAGACCTTTAGAGCGCAGGTTTCTAAAGAAAGATGAAGTTATAAGAGCTGGTGAATCAGTATATTTTAATGGACATTTAGTTGATGTTGGAGATCCTGAGGGAAGTGGTCAATCTCCAGCGAAGTTGAGCGAACTAGGGAGTAGTGGTGATAATGTTATTGAGAGGGGACAGCTAAGACATGGACAAAAGAGCTGTCACAAGCTCTATCCATCTGCTGCTAAGG GACAACTTCCAAGCAGGCCTTGTCTTCGGCAAGATGCAGGCTTGAACTCTCCATTTGCGAAGATCAAAGAGATAAAATCAAACAAGGCAGTCCCAGTAGTCAAGCCTTTACGTGACG GACAACCTCCAAGCCAGCCTTGTCTTCAGCAAGATGCAGGCTTGAACTCTCAATTTGCAGAGATAGAAGTGATAAAATCAAACAAGACACTCCCAATAAGCAAGCCTTTACGTGACG TCAATCAAATATTGTCCTTTTTACAAGATCCGAAGCCCCGTGATTGTCATGCCACAG GAGTCCAATCTCCCAATAAGGTATCTCAAAATGTTATAACGAGGGAATCAACAGAGACTATGAAATACCCCGATATTACATCTACCCAAG CACTAGGTGGTGGTGGTAGTTCCCAGTTTAGTGAGACTGTCAAAATGACCCTCCAG TCATACTCAGACAAAGAAGCTCAGGAAGATATTAGTGAGACAAATTTTGACTTATTAATATCAAGTTCGGGTGGTCATTCTTGCCTCATTTCCCCTGAAGGAGAGAGTGCTGGGGAGTTTTCTGAAAGGGAGACGTTCCCGAGCTTTGACCTTGGAATTTGA
- the LOC101489105 gene encoding uncharacterized protein isoform X2 produces MVDSKRWTVTYTKHINQKRKVYQDGFLVLNVSTSKLALYDECEKLLECRLLKNDEAVTSGETLAFNGHLVDIGSLEGENKPQPDLNVDRKHMNVSRLKTPSEFKKRELLKYASPKISQEQPKPSTTEWQVLYTNQLTQKAKKYHDGFLGLVISGSRGAQVRLFDASRNLLDSRFLKNDDIIKPGESIRFDTYLVDISEDQGSHTPGSNVQNGNFTNLERMEKIDRQKSLDTDTLVTVGKREWQVLYTTQLTQKAKKYHDGFLQLEFCGSLGRQVVLCDLSKRPLERRFLKKDEVIRAGESVYFNGHLVDVGDPEGSGQSPAKLSELGSSGDNVIERGQLRHGQKSCHKLYPSAAKGQLPSRPCLRQDAGLNSPFAKIKEIKSNKAVPVVKPLRDGQPPSQPCLQQDAGLNSQFAEIEVIKSNKTLPISKPLRDVNQILSFLQDPKPRDCHATGVQSPNKVSQNVITRESTETMKYPDITSTQALGGGGSSQFSETVKMTLQSYSDKEAQEDISETNFDLLISSSGGHSCLISPEGESAGEFSERETFPSFDLGI; encoded by the exons ATGGTTGACTCGAAGCGATGGACGGTGACGTACACAAAACACATCAACCAGAAACGCAAGGTTTACCAAGACGGATTCCTAGTGCTCAACGTTTCCACCAGCAAG TTGGCGCTGTACGATGAATGCGAGAAACTGTTAGAGTGTAGGCTCTTGAAGAACGACGAAGCTGTTACCTCCGGTGAGACTTTGGCGTTCAACGGTCACCTTGTTGATATCGGTAGTCTTGAGGGAGAAAACAAGCCTCAACCTGATTTGAACGTTGATAGAAAACACATGAATGTTTCGAGATTAAAGACTCCTTCTG AATTTAAGAAGAGAGAACTTCTTAAGTATGCGTCACCAAAGATCAGTCAGGAACAACCAAAACCTAGTACAACAG AGTGGCAAGTTCTATACACCAATCAACTGACTCAGAAGGCAAAGAAGTACCATGATGGTTTTTTAGGACTTGTTATTTCCGGATCTCGGGGGGCACAG GTTAGGCTGTTTGATGCAAGCAGGAATCTCTTAGATAGCAGGTTCCTTAAGAACGATGACATAATAAAACCTGGTGAATCAATTAGATTTGATACATATTTGGTTGACATTAGTGAGGATCAAGGAAGTCATACACCAGGTTCCAATGTTCAAAACGGCAATTTCACTAATTTAGAGAGAATGGAGAAAATAGACAGACAGAAATCTCTTGACACTGATACCCTTGTAACAGTTGGAAAACGTG AATGGCAGGTTCTATACACAACACAATTAACTCAAAAAGCAAAAAAGTATCATGATGGCTTCTTACAACTAGAGTTTTGTGGATCTCTTGGCCGGCAG GTCGTATTGTGTGATTTGAGCAAAAGACCTTTAGAGCGCAGGTTTCTAAAGAAAGATGAAGTTATAAGAGCTGGTGAATCAGTATATTTTAATGGACATTTAGTTGATGTTGGAGATCCTGAGGGAAGTGGTCAATCTCCAGCGAAGTTGAGCGAACTAGGGAGTAGTGGTGATAATGTTATTGAGAGGGGACAGCTAAGACATGGACAAAAGAGCTGTCACAAGCTCTATCCATCTGCTGCTAAGG GACAACTTCCAAGCAGGCCTTGTCTTCGGCAAGATGCAGGCTTGAACTCTCCATTTGCGAAGATCAAAGAGATAAAATCAAACAAGGCAGTCCCAGTAGTCAAGCCTTTACGTGACG GACAACCTCCAAGCCAGCCTTGTCTTCAGCAAGATGCAGGCTTGAACTCTCAATTTGCAGAGATAGAAGTGATAAAATCAAACAAGACACTCCCAATAAGCAAGCCTTTACGTGACG TCAATCAAATATTGTCCTTTTTACAAGATCCGAAGCCCCGTGATTGTCATGCCACAG GAGTCCAATCTCCCAATAAGGTATCTCAAAATGTTATAACGAGGGAATCAACAGAGACTATGAAATACCCCGATATTACATCTACCCAAG CACTAGGTGGTGGTGGTAGTTCCCAGTTTAGTGAGACTGTCAAAATGACCCTCCAG TCATACTCAGACAAAGAAGCTCAGGAAGATATTAGTGAGACAAATTTTGACTTATTAATATCAAGTTCGGGTGGTCATTCTTGCCTCATTTCCCCTGAAGGAGAGAGTGCTGGGGAGTTTTCTGAAAGGGAGACGTTCCCGAGCTTTGACCTTGGAATTTGA
- the LOC101489105 gene encoding uncharacterized protein isoform X3 → MVDSKRWTVTYTKHINQKRKVYQDGFLVLNVSTSKLALYDECEKLLECRLLKNDEAVTSGETLAFNGHLVDIGSLEGENKPQPDLNVDRKHMNVSRLKTPSDVKMNARESIARARKPLSPSQKIIKEFKKRELLKYASPKISQEQPKPSTTEWQVLYTNQLTQKAKKYHDGFLGLVISGSRGAQVRLFDASRNLLDSRFLKNDDIIKPGESIRFDTYLVDISEDQGSHTPGSNVQNGNFTNLERMEKIDRQKSLDTDTLVTVGKREWQVLYTTQLTQKAKKYHDGFLQLEFCGSLGRQVVLCDLSKRPLERRFLKKDEVIRAGESVYFNGHLVDVGDPEGSGQSPAKLSELGSSGDNVIERGQLRHGQKSCHKLYPSAAKGQLPSRPCLRQDAGLNSPFAKIKEIKSNKAVPVVKPLRDGQPPSQPCLQQDAGLNSQFAEIEVIKSNKTLPISKPLRDVNQILSFLQDPKPRDCHATGVQSPNKVSQNVITRESTETMKYPDITSTQALGGGGSSQFSETVKMTLQVHSLSLFAFSLVILRQRSSGRY, encoded by the exons ATGGTTGACTCGAAGCGATGGACGGTGACGTACACAAAACACATCAACCAGAAACGCAAGGTTTACCAAGACGGATTCCTAGTGCTCAACGTTTCCACCAGCAAG TTGGCGCTGTACGATGAATGCGAGAAACTGTTAGAGTGTAGGCTCTTGAAGAACGACGAAGCTGTTACCTCCGGTGAGACTTTGGCGTTCAACGGTCACCTTGTTGATATCGGTAGTCTTGAGGGAGAAAACAAGCCTCAACCTGATTTGAACGTTGATAGAAAACACATGAATGTTTCGAGATTAAAGACTCCTTCTG ATGTCAAAATGAATGCAAGGGAGTCTATTGCACGGGCGCGAAAACCTCTCAGTCCGTCACAAAAAATTATCAAAG AATTTAAGAAGAGAGAACTTCTTAAGTATGCGTCACCAAAGATCAGTCAGGAACAACCAAAACCTAGTACAACAG AGTGGCAAGTTCTATACACCAATCAACTGACTCAGAAGGCAAAGAAGTACCATGATGGTTTTTTAGGACTTGTTATTTCCGGATCTCGGGGGGCACAG GTTAGGCTGTTTGATGCAAGCAGGAATCTCTTAGATAGCAGGTTCCTTAAGAACGATGACATAATAAAACCTGGTGAATCAATTAGATTTGATACATATTTGGTTGACATTAGTGAGGATCAAGGAAGTCATACACCAGGTTCCAATGTTCAAAACGGCAATTTCACTAATTTAGAGAGAATGGAGAAAATAGACAGACAGAAATCTCTTGACACTGATACCCTTGTAACAGTTGGAAAACGTG AATGGCAGGTTCTATACACAACACAATTAACTCAAAAAGCAAAAAAGTATCATGATGGCTTCTTACAACTAGAGTTTTGTGGATCTCTTGGCCGGCAG GTCGTATTGTGTGATTTGAGCAAAAGACCTTTAGAGCGCAGGTTTCTAAAGAAAGATGAAGTTATAAGAGCTGGTGAATCAGTATATTTTAATGGACATTTAGTTGATGTTGGAGATCCTGAGGGAAGTGGTCAATCTCCAGCGAAGTTGAGCGAACTAGGGAGTAGTGGTGATAATGTTATTGAGAGGGGACAGCTAAGACATGGACAAAAGAGCTGTCACAAGCTCTATCCATCTGCTGCTAAGG GACAACTTCCAAGCAGGCCTTGTCTTCGGCAAGATGCAGGCTTGAACTCTCCATTTGCGAAGATCAAAGAGATAAAATCAAACAAGGCAGTCCCAGTAGTCAAGCCTTTACGTGACG GACAACCTCCAAGCCAGCCTTGTCTTCAGCAAGATGCAGGCTTGAACTCTCAATTTGCAGAGATAGAAGTGATAAAATCAAACAAGACACTCCCAATAAGCAAGCCTTTACGTGACG TCAATCAAATATTGTCCTTTTTACAAGATCCGAAGCCCCGTGATTGTCATGCCACAG GAGTCCAATCTCCCAATAAGGTATCTCAAAATGTTATAACGAGGGAATCAACAGAGACTATGAAATACCCCGATATTACATCTACCCAAG CACTAGGTGGTGGTGGTAGTTCCCAGTTTAGTGAGACTGTCAAAATGACCCTCCAGGTCCACTCTCTCTCCTTGTTTGCATTTTCTCTAG TCATACTCAGACAAAGAAGCTCAGGAAGATATTAG
- the LOC101489849 gene encoding small ribosomal subunit protein bS6c, giving the protein MASTSLISIPLSSSSSSLYAPHSPAFFCTLRHQFHQYRNLNSAFSVNAQTLDFTGSFFEGGIGSGDDPITPGTGFAAVEEKEEPQCPPGLRQYETMAVLRPDMSEDERLAFTQKYEELLVAGGGMYIEVFNRGVIPLAYSIKKKNKEGESNTYMDGIYLLFTYFTKPESITALEATLLADDNVVRSTSVKIRKRKY; this is encoded by the exons ATGGCATCCACTTCACTCATTTCAATTCCcctttcatcttcttcttcttctctttacGCCCCTCACTCTCCTGCATTCTTTTGCACCCTCAGACATCAATTTCATCAATACAGGAACCTCAATTCTGCCTTTTCAGTTAATGCACAAACCCTAGACTTCACCGGTTCATTCTTTGAAGGTGGAATTGGTTCCGGCGATGACCCGATTACTCCCGGAACCGGGTTTGCCGCTGTTGAGGAAAAAGAGGAACCGCAATGCCCACCCGGACTCAGACAGTACGAAACCATGGCGGTTTTGAGGCCTGATATGTCTGAGGATGAACGACTTGCATTCACCCAGAAGTATGAGGAG CTTCTTGTTGCTGGAGGTGGCATGTATATTGAGGTTTTTAACAGAGGAGTTATTCCACTAGCATATAGCatcaagaagaaaaacaaagaagGGGAAAGCAACACTTATATGGACGGCATCTACCTCCTATTCACCTACTTCACGAAGCCCGAGTCCATTACCGCCCTTGAGGCAACACTATTGGCGGATGATAATGTTGTCCGATCAACGAGCGTCAAAATCAGGAAAAGgaaatattag